Proteins encoded in a region of the Planococcus shixiaomingii genome:
- a CDS encoding CpsD/CapB family tyrosine-protein kinase yields the protein MLKKKKQLAEGENLIVVNSTSSIVSEQFRTLRSNINFSLPNETIKSLIVTSALELEGKSTVAANLAAVYAQEGKKVLLVDSDLRRPTSHVIFHLRNNLGLSTFLNSEARLEEVITQTSVDQLDLIPSGPIPPNPAELLASHAMEILMHQVIEVYDMVIFDSPALLTVTDGQIIANRCDASLLVINSGETDQESALQAKETLSLANSKLIGVILNNFILARTSAK from the coding sequence ATGTTGAAAAAGAAAAAACAACTAGCGGAGGGAGAGAATTTAATTGTTGTAAATTCAACTTCTTCTATAGTGTCTGAGCAATTTCGGACATTACGTTCAAATATTAATTTCTCCTTACCGAATGAAACAATCAAATCCCTTATTGTTACATCGGCCCTTGAATTAGAAGGTAAATCTACAGTGGCTGCTAATCTTGCGGCTGTCTATGCACAAGAAGGAAAAAAGGTATTGTTAGTAGATAGTGACTTGAGAAGACCGACATCACACGTTATCTTTCATTTGCGTAATAACTTGGGGCTATCGACTTTTTTAAATAGTGAGGCTCGTCTTGAAGAAGTGATCACTCAGACTTCAGTGGATCAGCTTGACTTGATTCCAAGTGGACCTATTCCACCTAACCCTGCAGAGCTGTTAGCTTCACATGCTATGGAAATTCTAATGCATCAAGTAATAGAAGTTTATGATATGGTGATTTTTGATTCTCCGGCTTTGCTCACTGTTACTGATGGACAAATAATTGCTAATAGATGTGATGCCAGCCTTTTAGTAATTAATTCTGGTGAAACAGACCAAGAGTCCGCATTACAAGCAAAAGAAACTCTTTCATTAGCAAATAGTAAATTAATTGGGGTTATACTAAATAATTTTATCCTTGCTAGAACTTCTGCTAAATAG
- a CDS encoding aldo/keto reductase, translated as MEFVTLNNGLKMPQLGFGVWQVEDDRATAAVTAALEAGYRSIDTAMIYKNEKGVGKALKESGIPREDLFITTKVWNSDQGYDNTLRAFDESLERLGLDYVDLYLIHWPTPQFDQYIDTYKALEKLYNDGRVKAIGVCNFEIEHLERLLAECDVPPVLNQVECHPYLAQTELKSYCAEHNIFVEAWSPLDQGGEALQDETITKIAEAHGKTTAQVILRWHLQNNSIVIPKSVTPSRIEENFDVFGFELTDDEMEQIHNLDRNRRKGAHPNEMNVR; from the coding sequence ATGGAATTTGTAACATTAAACAATGGATTAAAAATGCCTCAACTCGGATTTGGCGTATGGCAAGTAGAAGATGACCGAGCGACTGCTGCAGTAACGGCAGCACTTGAAGCCGGATACCGCTCTATTGATACGGCAATGATCTACAAAAACGAAAAAGGCGTCGGCAAAGCGTTGAAAGAGTCTGGCATTCCTCGCGAAGACCTGTTCATCACAACAAAAGTCTGGAACAGCGACCAAGGCTATGACAATACATTGCGCGCATTCGATGAAAGCTTAGAGCGTTTAGGATTAGATTACGTTGACCTGTATTTGATCCATTGGCCGACTCCACAATTTGACCAATACATCGATACATATAAAGCGCTCGAAAAGTTGTACAACGACGGCCGTGTCAAAGCAATCGGCGTCTGCAACTTTGAGATTGAGCACTTAGAGCGCCTGTTGGCGGAATGCGACGTGCCTCCTGTCTTAAACCAAGTCGAATGCCACCCATACTTGGCACAGACTGAATTAAAATCATATTGCGCTGAGCACAACATTTTCGTTGAAGCGTGGAGCCCGCTTGACCAAGGCGGCGAAGCACTGCAAGACGAAACGATCACGAAGATTGCAGAAGCCCACGGCAAAACGACTGCTCAAGTCATCTTGCGCTGGCACCTGCAAAACAATTCGATCGTTATCCCGAAATCAGTCACGCCATCACGGATCGAAGAAAACTTTGACGTTTTTGGTTTTGAATTGACGGATGATGAAATGGAGCAGATCCACAACTTGGATCGGAACCGCCGTAAAGGTGCTCATCCTAATGAGATGAACGTGCGTTAA
- a CDS encoding glycosyltransferase family 2 protein: MQKDQGLSVIIPFYNVEDYIEECLKSVVVSKGGLSNIQIILVDDGSKDGSGAIAKKYADAYSDFLYLTKDNGGVSDARNFGLNYVQYNYVTFFDSDDFIQKSFFERIVKTLQNQPDMIIYDWWDFEDGRLSQVVKGMDLTEVLWTVQPSVCNKVYKTSLFANIKFPSDRICEDVETIFKLLYYTDTYIYINESLYSYRKNRKGSLITTVSPKINDIYLVLEDTYDFYNVQGALSGENREGLCYQYVKLLCWSNMYRQLQFFKFDFWGFYQKMKTTRELVYKRFPEWKDNDYLKRNRVFFMKRLGNNYINKLDDLGKSPFKTFNTVFFLVVKNRKRMSKRVNAA; encoded by the coding sequence GTGCAAAAAGATCAAGGATTAAGTGTAATCATCCCTTTTTATAATGTAGAAGATTATATTGAAGAATGCTTGAAATCTGTAGTAGTGAGTAAGGGGGGATTGTCAAATATACAAATCATTTTAGTAGATGATGGTTCGAAGGATGGCTCAGGAGCTATTGCCAAGAAATATGCAGATGCGTATTCCGATTTTCTTTATTTAACTAAAGATAATGGAGGCGTATCCGATGCAAGAAATTTTGGTCTTAATTACGTTCAGTATAATTACGTTACATTTTTTGATAGCGATGACTTTATTCAGAAGTCGTTTTTTGAAAGGATAGTTAAAACTCTTCAAAATCAACCGGATATGATCATTTATGATTGGTGGGATTTCGAAGATGGGCGTTTATCACAAGTAGTAAAGGGAATGGATCTGACTGAAGTTCTTTGGACTGTTCAGCCAAGTGTTTGCAATAAAGTTTATAAGACAAGTTTATTTGCCAATATTAAATTCCCAAGCGACCGAATTTGTGAAGATGTCGAGACGATTTTTAAATTACTTTATTATACTGACACGTATATTTATATTAACGAGTCGCTGTACAGTTATAGGAAAAACAGAAAAGGCAGCTTGATTACAACAGTTTCTCCTAAAATTAACGATATATATTTAGTACTAGAAGATACTTACGATTTCTATAATGTGCAAGGGGCATTGAGTGGCGAAAATCGAGAGGGGTTATGTTATCAATATGTAAAATTGCTGTGCTGGTCGAATATGTATAGGCAACTTCAATTTTTCAAATTTGATTTTTGGGGATTTTACCAGAAAATGAAAACAACTCGGGAACTTGTCTACAAGCGTTTCCCAGAGTGGAAAGATAATGATTACTTAAAGCGAAATAGAGTTTTTTTCATGAAGAGGCTAGGAAACAATTACATTAATAAACTGGATGACCTTGGAAAGTCACCCTTTAAAACTTTCAACACTGTTTTTTTCCTAGTAGTGAAAAACCGAAAAAGGATGTCTAAACGAGTGAACGCGGCTTGA
- a CDS encoding glycosyltransferase — MKVMHIGENTKGGVGTYLNHLLPYQSKSSDIEEVFLVTSEKTEFQDGDNVYKYAYERNIIGILKAGIIIYKKIEQLQPEIIHIHSTFAGFYTRGLLLFKKRSFKVVYCAHGWSFLMETSRLKQNIYVLIESILALATDKIINISNYEHQQALQYSLLRSKSVLIYNGISENRKTVDINLRVDPTKINLLFIGRFDKQKGLDILIKTFSDHNLSNITVYLIGEQVVERKEKEISFPSNFVQLGWLDNEIIDSYYSLFDAVIVPSRWEGFGLVAIEAMKNKKAVIASNKGALPEIVIHGKTGYLFDIENENSILKVLFNLNKKELIKLGEKGEERFLEKFTSDLMNKKIIEIYKSIVKEI; from the coding sequence ATGAAAGTAATGCACATAGGTGAAAATACTAAGGGCGGAGTAGGGACATACTTGAATCATCTTCTACCTTACCAGTCGAAAAGTTCCGATATAGAAGAAGTGTTTCTAGTTACAAGTGAAAAAACTGAGTTTCAAGACGGTGATAATGTTTATAAATATGCTTATGAGAGAAACATCATTGGCATACTAAAAGCCGGTATAATCATATACAAAAAAATTGAGCAACTACAACCAGAAATCATACATATACATAGCACTTTTGCGGGATTTTATACAAGAGGATTGTTACTTTTTAAGAAAAGAAGCTTTAAAGTAGTTTACTGCGCACATGGTTGGAGTTTTTTGATGGAAACTTCCCGGCTAAAACAAAATATATATGTATTAATAGAAAGCATTTTAGCTTTAGCAACAGATAAAATTATCAATATTTCAAATTATGAACATCAACAGGCCCTTCAATACAGTTTATTAAGGTCAAAATCAGTTTTAATTTACAATGGTATATCTGAAAACAGAAAAACAGTTGATATAAATTTACGAGTCGATCCAACTAAAATCAATTTATTGTTTATTGGAAGGTTCGATAAGCAAAAAGGATTGGACATCCTTATAAAAACCTTTTCTGATCATAATTTATCAAACATCACAGTGTATTTAATTGGAGAGCAAGTAGTAGAAAGAAAAGAAAAAGAAATTAGTTTTCCTAGTAATTTTGTGCAATTAGGGTGGTTAGACAACGAGATCATTGATTCGTATTATTCGTTATTCGATGCTGTCATTGTGCCTTCTAGATGGGAAGGTTTTGGTTTAGTTGCTATTGAAGCTATGAAAAATAAAAAAGCTGTAATTGCTAGTAACAAAGGAGCGCTACCGGAAATAGTAATTCATGGGAAAACAGGATACCTTTTTGATATTGAAAATGAAAATTCAATTTTAAAGGTACTATTTAATTTAAATAAAAAGGAATTAATAAAGCTTGGGGAAAAGGGTGAAGAGAGATTTTTAGAAAAGTTTACTAGCGATTTGATGAATAAGAAAATTATAGAAATTTATAAATCCATAGTTAAAGAAATATAA
- a CDS encoding lipopolysaccharide biosynthesis protein, protein MSDNILSSKIGNAAKWSTFSEVTARLIAPITNIILARLLAPEAFGVIAIVVMVVSFAEMITEAGFQDYLVQHEFKDKEEKEKTASVAFWTSLFIALLLYGFIFLFRHWLASAVGNPGLGNVIAVAALQIPISSFTSVQVGLNRRDYNFKLLFLIRMTGSIIPLTITLPLAFQGYGYWAIIIGTLSFSVASAVLFMLISEWKPSFFYSFSFLKRMFTFSAWASLEALAIWLTVWVDIFIIGHFLSEYYVGLYRTSLYMVEALMGIITASMNPVLFSALSRFQNNHGNFTAMFLGAQRLLAFLVFPMGIGIYLYQDFATSFILGSQWTEASTILGLWGLSTSLRLVMINLFSAAYRAKGKPKISLFLLTLDLLIIIPTCIISLQFGFWELIYARAIIKIDLIIPGLIVMNTIIGISASSILKNVVKPLLCTFIMAVFALLLKSISDLPLWSGISIMLCITVYFVSLFYLDKGIVVSAKKIIVSKET, encoded by the coding sequence GTGAGCGATAATATATTAAGTTCAAAGATTGGGAACGCTGCCAAATGGTCGACCTTTTCAGAAGTTACCGCGAGATTAATAGCCCCTATTACTAATATTATTTTGGCGAGGCTTCTGGCTCCTGAAGCTTTTGGAGTTATTGCTATTGTGGTCATGGTAGTTAGTTTTGCGGAAATGATTACAGAAGCAGGATTCCAAGACTATCTGGTCCAGCATGAATTTAAGGATAAAGAAGAGAAAGAAAAAACAGCTAGCGTGGCTTTTTGGACGAGTCTATTCATTGCTCTGTTGCTATATGGGTTTATTTTTTTATTCAGGCATTGGCTCGCAAGCGCAGTGGGAAATCCAGGCCTTGGTAATGTAATTGCCGTTGCGGCATTGCAAATTCCAATTTCTTCTTTTACTAGTGTCCAAGTAGGGTTAAACCGAAGAGATTATAATTTTAAGCTTTTGTTTTTGATTCGGATGACGGGGTCAATAATCCCCTTGACTATAACGCTTCCTTTGGCTTTTCAGGGGTATGGTTACTGGGCAATTATTATTGGTACTTTGTCCTTCTCCGTGGCAAGTGCCGTCCTTTTTATGCTGATATCCGAATGGAAACCATCTTTTTTCTATAGTTTTTCTTTCTTGAAGAGAATGTTTACTTTTAGTGCTTGGGCGTCACTGGAGGCATTAGCTATTTGGCTAACTGTCTGGGTTGATATCTTTATTATTGGCCATTTTTTAAGCGAGTACTATGTAGGTTTGTATAGAACTTCTTTATATATGGTAGAAGCTTTAATGGGAATCATTACAGCTTCAATGAACCCGGTTCTTTTTTCCGCCTTATCTAGATTTCAAAATAATCATGGCAATTTCACTGCAATGTTTTTAGGCGCGCAAAGACTTCTTGCATTTTTAGTCTTCCCGATGGGGATAGGTATTTACTTATATCAAGATTTTGCCACAAGTTTTATATTGGGGTCTCAATGGACGGAAGCAAGTACAATTTTAGGGTTATGGGGATTATCTACTTCATTAAGATTGGTCATGATCAATCTCTTTAGTGCTGCTTACCGAGCTAAAGGTAAACCGAAGATATCCCTCTTTCTGCTGACTCTGGACCTTTTGATCATCATTCCAACATGCATCATAAGTTTACAGTTTGGCTTTTGGGAACTTATTTATGCACGGGCAATCATAAAAATTGATTTAATCATCCCAGGTTTGATTGTCATGAATACCATTATTGGAATAAGTGCCAGCAGTATACTTAAAAATGTAGTGAAGCCTTTATTATGTACATTCATAATGGCTGTGTTTGCATTGCTGCTGAAATCCATTTCTGACCTGCCGTTATGGAGCGGTATTTCGATTATGTTATGCATTACTGTTTATTTTGTCTCCTTGTTTTATTTAGATAAAGGGATTGTAGTGTCGGCAAAAAAGATTATTGTGAGTAAAGAAACATAG
- a CDS encoding sugar transferase — MKSPQLNFEGTSIEKIQPAPGAIYIFSKRSIDVVGAIIGIFLLGIIMLPCSFFYIFGKNKGPIFFKQKRLGKNGEVFEIYKFRSMIKNAEDFLKKDELLYKKYVNNNYKIAAEEDPRITPFGLFIRKTSIDEIPQFINVFKGEMSLVGPRPLVEQELNAYEEKKELFLSAKPGITGFWQVCGRSNVCYPERVDIELHYVQNQSIRLDIEILYKTVICVIKRIGAY, encoded by the coding sequence ATGAAGAGTCCGCAATTAAATTTTGAGGGTACATCTATAGAAAAAATACAGCCCGCTCCAGGGGCCATTTATATTTTTTCTAAAAGGAGTATTGATGTTGTAGGGGCCATAATAGGAATTTTTTTACTTGGAATAATAATGCTGCCGTGTTCCTTTTTTTATATATTTGGTAAAAATAAAGGGCCAATTTTTTTTAAGCAGAAGCGCTTGGGAAAAAATGGAGAGGTTTTTGAAATATATAAATTTCGTTCAATGATAAAGAACGCTGAGGACTTCTTGAAAAAGGATGAATTGCTATATAAAAAATACGTTAATAATAACTATAAAATTGCAGCAGAAGAAGATCCGAGAATTACTCCGTTTGGCTTGTTTATTAGAAAAACCAGTATTGATGAAATTCCTCAATTTATAAATGTCTTTAAAGGTGAAATGAGTTTAGTGGGACCACGACCGCTAGTAGAACAGGAGCTAAATGCTTATGAAGAGAAAAAAGAGCTGTTTCTTTCTGCAAAACCTGGCATAACTGGTTTTTGGCAGGTTTGTGGGCGCAGCAACGTTTGCTACCCAGAGCGTGTAGATATAGAGCTTCACTATGTGCAGAATCAATCAATTCGCTTAGACATTGAAATATTATACAAAACAGTTATTTGCGTCATAAAGCGAATAGGAGCTTATTGA
- a CDS encoding DUF1015 family protein, whose amino-acid sequence MEINVLEKSFINVSGEIYDSEFINLVNIEGNKVALDERTLFLTQLEKERLNVQPIKNYNNAIYIFKYNHVYGLIGDVPIKEYDSGRIKCHELVMPDTVQGMLSNLYSYNCEAAPILLAHKKKINYEVYINEKKYVDKFSLSMELEIFVFSGEEAANITKEFTDEESIYVADGHHRLYTTSLSGFKNSVLSCLISFEYLDILPIHRVIPDIDAQLFENAKKFIHDKFHVVKENTPLSKGKVRLEYEEEKFVVNLIELNSDAFWNNDIYRLNTQIISQAFRIFDSGILRYLSEAELKNYKLSPGKKNILIETYPITKEEFIDCANKNTIMPPKSTWFAPKFPSFLVFKQYK is encoded by the coding sequence TTGGAAATTAATGTACTGGAAAAATCATTTATTAACGTTAGCGGTGAAATATATGATTCTGAGTTTATCAATTTAGTAAATATCGAAGGAAATAAAGTAGCGCTTGATGAAAGAACTTTGTTTCTTACTCAATTGGAGAAAGAGCGGTTAAATGTACAACCAATTAAAAATTATAATAATGCTATTTATATTTTTAAATATAATCATGTTTATGGCTTGATTGGAGATGTGCCGATCAAGGAGTACGATTCCGGCCGTATAAAATGCCATGAGCTAGTTATGCCGGACACAGTTCAAGGTATGTTAAGCAATCTCTATAGCTATAATTGTGAGGCTGCTCCAATATTACTTGCTCACAAAAAAAAGATAAATTATGAGGTTTACATTAACGAGAAGAAATATGTAGATAAATTCAGTTTAAGCATGGAGTTAGAAATCTTTGTTTTTAGTGGAGAAGAAGCTGCTAACATTACAAAAGAATTTACAGATGAAGAAAGCATTTATGTGGCAGATGGTCATCATCGTTTATATACAACTTCATTGTCAGGATTTAAAAATTCCGTTTTGTCCTGTTTAATAAGCTTTGAATATTTAGACATTTTGCCGATTCACCGCGTCATTCCGGATATAGACGCACAATTATTTGAAAATGCGAAAAAATTTATTCATGATAAGTTCCATGTGGTGAAAGAAAACACGCCTCTTTCAAAAGGCAAAGTCCGGCTTGAATATGAAGAAGAAAAATTTGTTGTAAATCTTATCGAGTTAAACTCGGATGCTTTTTGGAACAACGATATATATCGCTTAAATACACAAATTATTTCCCAGGCTTTCCGGATTTTCGACTCAGGCATCTTGCGGTATCTATCAGAAGCTGAACTGAAAAATTATAAGTTATCGCCAGGTAAGAAGAATATTTTGATTGAAACATACCCCATTACGAAAGAAGAGTTTATAGATTGCGCAAATAAAAATACGATCATGCCGCCCAAGTCAACGTGGTTTGCGCCTAAATTTCCATCGTTCTTAGTTTTTAAGCAATACAAATAA
- a CDS encoding EpsG family protein, whose translation MYPYLILGSLLYMIFLLNLPLFYTKNNGMTHLKLMQLIFLIPIIIFLFFMTVLRSINVGIDYPMYHSFYVNGDYGKYFDYLIILIYDFARQEGNFLIFTAMITGLFLMFNLMAIKKVSYNFFVSFTFFILSYYFFYVFNGMRQAVAISVVFLGITYILKKQLKTKDFLVYLLLIILAMQFHHSAIYMFPIIFLRLLKINKPIVIIAFICTVSGYFFALPKEIVSDLLINFNYYSQKYLNNSEFFFTVNKQKGLIEFFPVLIQYFFLYYILSIKKAEKVSDKFILTYYLGFLFLYSGSGIEAVDRFQFYFYPSVILFYDYLIHSIYESKEIENRRSLIGISKTMAIASVSFWFLYFVIRVIQGTHGINPYILMN comes from the coding sequence ATGTATCCATATTTAATACTCGGTAGTTTACTATATATGATTTTTTTGCTCAACTTGCCACTTTTTTATACAAAGAACAACGGAATGACCCATCTTAAACTAATGCAACTCATTTTCCTAATTCCCATCATAATTTTTCTTTTTTTCATGACCGTTTTAAGATCGATAAATGTAGGCATTGATTACCCTATGTATCATAGTTTTTACGTTAATGGCGATTATGGAAAGTACTTCGATTATTTGATAATTCTTATTTATGATTTTGCCAGACAAGAAGGCAACTTCCTCATTTTTACTGCAATGATTACTGGATTGTTTCTAATGTTTAATTTAATGGCTATTAAGAAAGTTAGTTATAATTTTTTTGTTAGTTTCACTTTTTTTATCTTATCGTATTATTTTTTTTACGTATTTAACGGAATGAGGCAAGCAGTAGCGATTTCAGTAGTGTTTTTAGGGATTACTTATATACTAAAAAAACAGCTGAAAACGAAAGATTTTCTAGTTTATTTGTTATTGATTATATTAGCAATGCAATTTCATCATAGCGCGATATATATGTTTCCCATAATCTTTTTAAGGCTTTTAAAAATTAATAAACCTATAGTAATCATAGCTTTTATTTGCACTGTGAGTGGATATTTTTTTGCACTTCCTAAAGAAATAGTTTCGGATCTTTTGATAAATTTTAATTACTACTCTCAAAAGTACCTTAACAATTCAGAGTTTTTTTTCACCGTCAATAAGCAAAAGGGATTGATAGAATTTTTTCCTGTACTAATACAATACTTCTTTTTGTATTACATCCTATCTATCAAAAAAGCCGAAAAGGTTTCCGATAAATTTATTCTTACTTATTATTTAGGTTTCCTGTTTTTATACAGCGGCTCTGGGATTGAAGCTGTAGATAGATTTCAATTCTACTTCTACCCATCGGTAATTTTATTTTATGATTACTTAATTCATTCCATCTATGAAAGTAAAGAGATTGAGAATCGTCGTTCTTTAATAGGTATTAGTAAAACAATGGCTATAGCTTCTGTATCGTTTTGGTTTTTGTATTTTGTTATTAGAGTAATTCAAGGCACACACGGAATAAATCCTTATATTTTGATGAATTAA
- a CDS encoding M3 family oligoendopeptidase, translating to MNHYETTWDLDSIFKGGSKSEELKAYIAAFESDMQELAKQVDAYEMPTAPKQSEELVSILSLLETTTKQLREISAFASCLTAQDMSDNEAKILVGKRGELGAAYASILVKLDQKFLQVDDALWTELLVQPAFQPVAFVLDERRANAKEKLPLEQEILINDLSVNGYAAWNQMYSSIVAKMSIEHTENGETKKLSMGQASNRLSTPDRDARKEVFGKISQAWEAESDLFGETLNNLAGFRLQTYKHRNWDNPLKEPLEINRMSEKTLDAMWGAIAKGKAPFVSYLQRKAQLLGLKKLEWHDVNAPLTKSVQKVSYDEAAAFILEQFGKFSPQMAEFSKKAFEKRWIEAEDRAGKRPGGFCTSFPDSKQTRIFMTFSGSATNISTLAHELGHAYHQHVMNGTEALNQKYAMNVAETASTFAEMVVSDAAVKNAAAKEEKIALLEDKIKRSIAFFINIHSRFLFETRFYKERKNGAVSVERLNQLAVESQQEAYGGELATYNPTFWASTLHFHMTGVPFYNFPYTFGYLFSQGIYAKALEAEGGFEESYNALLRDTGRMTVEQLAQKHLGVDLEQAGFWEDAVALCVKDVEEFLALTEVAVG from the coding sequence ATGAATCATTATGAAACAACTTGGGATTTGGATTCGATTTTCAAAGGCGGCAGTAAATCAGAAGAATTGAAAGCTTACATTGCTGCTTTCGAAAGCGATATGCAGGAGTTGGCAAAGCAGGTGGATGCATATGAGATGCCAACTGCTCCGAAACAATCCGAAGAGCTAGTTTCTATCTTAAGTCTATTGGAAACGACGACAAAACAGCTGCGCGAAATTAGTGCATTTGCCAGCTGCCTAACCGCGCAGGATATGTCCGATAACGAAGCGAAAATCCTTGTTGGTAAACGGGGTGAATTAGGCGCAGCGTACGCATCGATTTTGGTGAAGCTGGATCAGAAGTTTCTCCAGGTAGATGATGCGCTTTGGACTGAGCTTTTGGTACAGCCTGCTTTTCAGCCCGTTGCGTTTGTGCTCGATGAGCGGCGCGCGAATGCTAAAGAAAAGCTTCCATTAGAGCAAGAAATTCTGATTAACGATTTGTCGGTCAACGGCTATGCAGCTTGGAACCAAATGTACAGCAGCATTGTTGCGAAAATGAGCATTGAGCATACGGAGAATGGTGAGACGAAGAAATTGTCGATGGGGCAGGCTTCAAACCGTTTAAGTACACCCGACCGCGACGCCCGTAAAGAAGTGTTCGGTAAAATCAGCCAAGCGTGGGAAGCGGAGTCGGATCTGTTCGGCGAAACGTTGAACAACTTGGCCGGCTTCCGCCTGCAGACGTACAAGCATCGCAATTGGGATAACCCACTGAAAGAGCCGCTTGAAATCAATCGCATGAGCGAAAAGACATTGGACGCCATGTGGGGGGCAATTGCGAAAGGGAAAGCGCCTTTTGTGTCGTATTTGCAGCGCAAAGCGCAACTGCTCGGACTTAAAAAATTGGAGTGGCATGATGTGAATGCCCCACTCACCAAATCGGTCCAAAAGGTCAGCTACGATGAAGCCGCAGCGTTTATCTTGGAGCAGTTCGGCAAATTCAGCCCGCAAATGGCCGAGTTTTCGAAAAAGGCGTTTGAAAAGCGTTGGATCGAAGCGGAAGACCGCGCCGGCAAACGGCCTGGCGGCTTCTGTACGAGTTTCCCGGACAGCAAGCAAACACGCATTTTTATGACGTTTTCCGGATCAGCCACCAATATTTCGACGTTGGCGCATGAACTGGGCCACGCTTACCACCAGCATGTTATGAACGGCACGGAAGCGTTGAACCAGAAGTACGCCATGAACGTTGCTGAAACCGCTTCGACATTTGCGGAAATGGTGGTGTCCGACGCAGCGGTCAAAAACGCTGCTGCAAAAGAAGAAAAAATTGCCTTGCTTGAAGACAAGATCAAGCGGAGCATCGCGTTCTTCATAAATATCCATTCCCGCTTCCTTTTTGAAACTCGTTTTTATAAAGAACGCAAAAACGGCGCTGTTTCTGTAGAACGGCTGAATCAGCTCGCAGTGGAGTCGCAGCAGGAAGCATACGGCGGAGAACTGGCGACATACAACCCGACTTTCTGGGCTTCGACGCTGCATTTTCATATGACAGGTGTGCCGTTCTACAATTTCCCGTATACATTCGGCTATTTGTTCAGCCAAGGAATATATGCCAAAGCTCTTGAAGCGGAAGGCGGTTTTGAAGAATCATATAACGCCTTGCTGCGGGACACCGGGCGCATGACGGTTGAGCAATTAGCCCAGAAACACTTAGGCGTCGATCTTGAACAAGCGGGCTTCTGGGAAGACGCGGTTGCACTGTGTGTGAAAGATGTGGAGGAGTTTTTGGCATTGACGGAAGTGGCGGTAGGGTAA
- a CDS encoding YveK family protein has protein sequence MEETLDLRSLFNILRQRVVLILAVILLVTGLTAVISLYLLTPIYENSSQILVNQEEAIGGNLAIVNVERDRQLLNTYSVIISSPVILEQVIENLNLDTSLKELNKKITITSTSESQVIGISARDENPETAAKIVNTIATVFEKDIQEVMKIDNITILSTATAKEDQLPVSPNLWINLAIASAAGLLLGVGLALLLDYLDTSVKSQRDVKRLLNVPVIAVISPIEQSGKLPEKAKLALEEKEA, from the coding sequence ATGGAAGAAACTTTAGATTTACGAAGTCTTTTCAACATCTTAAGACAAAGAGTTGTATTAATATTAGCAGTCATCTTACTAGTAACCGGGTTGACAGCGGTTATTTCCCTTTATTTGCTTACCCCTATTTACGAAAATTCTTCACAGATTCTAGTGAATCAGGAAGAGGCTATAGGAGGGAATCTCGCAATCGTAAACGTAGAGAGAGACCGGCAGCTGCTCAATACTTATAGTGTCATCATAAGCAGTCCAGTAATTTTAGAACAAGTTATCGAAAATCTAAATCTGGATACCTCATTAAAAGAGTTGAATAAAAAAATTACCATTACCTCTACTTCTGAATCCCAAGTTATCGGTATTTCTGCAAGAGATGAAAATCCAGAAACTGCTGCGAAAATTGTTAATACAATAGCAACTGTATTCGAGAAAGATATTCAAGAAGTAATGAAAATAGATAATATTACAATCCTTTCAACTGCAACCGCAAAAGAAGATCAACTGCCTGTTTCCCCTAATTTATGGATTAACCTAGCTATAGCTTCAGCGGCAGGGTTATTGCTAGGTGTAGGACTTGCTTTACTCTTAGATTATTTGGATACATCCGTAAAGAGTCAGCGTGATGTGAAAAGGTTGCTAAATGTCCCGGTAATTGCGGTTATATCGCCGATTGAACAGAGTGGGAAACTCCCAGAAAAAGCAAAACTCGCTTTAGAAGAAAAGGAGGCGTAA